In a single window of the Necator americanus strain Aroian chromosome X, whole genome shotgun sequence genome:
- a CDS encoding hypothetical protein (NECATOR_CHRX.G25876.T4), with product MRCMSTDLRQGNKCTIVDITVSIIVLCAMWISSYLWLGSFDILSINGVNSIRNGHATVTSFMVLRMDLARSSSYMAIGISNVVIITTLAYIPYMLTQIDSVLDTMKVHNDEFQRIETMLKMEFRELRDTPGGPRKRRHTSGNCACDSANNCPPGAKGMPGRSGLDGETGSPGKPGETGGVGVAGDYVKPQATGCRQCPPGPAGQPGYMGSPGEPGSAGDGGAPGMSGRPGGPGMAGMPGENGPEGPAGNMGEAGPAGSDGVRGEKGPVGEKGPAGEIGMKGAPGFSGRDGSSGSMGPPGPPGEDGAPGSPGFPGGMGSPAIEGGPGEDASYCKCPARRSLKTQRTRKVKA from the exons atgag ATGTATGAGCACAGATTTACGACAAGGAAATAAGTGTACTATTGTAGACATCACAGTTTCTATTATAGTGTTGTGTGCAATGTGGATTTCTTCGTATTTATGGTTGGGATCTTTTGATATCTTAAGTATTAACGGCGTCAACAGCATTAGAAACGGTCATGCGACCGTTACATCCTTTAT GGTGTTAAGGATGGATCTTGCAAGATCGTCTAGTTATATGGCAATCGGAATATCCAACGTAGTTATCATCACAACGCTTGCCTATATTCCTTATATGCTGACTCAAATTGACTCAGTACTAGATACGATGAAG gTCCATAATGACGAGTTTCAAAGAATAGAGACGATGTTAAAGATGGAATTCAGAGAGTTACGAGATACACCTGGTGGCCCTCGAAAACGTCGTCACACATCAGGGAATTGCG CTTGTGACTCGGCAAATAATTGTCCCCCTGGAGCTAAAGGAATGCCAGGAAGAAGCGGTCTAGATGGCGAAACAG gatcgcCCGGTAAACCAGGTGAAACTGGGGGAGTGGGAGTTGCTGGTGATTACGTGAAGCCACAAGCAACTGGTTGTAGACAATGTCCACCGGGACCCGCTGGTCAGCCTGGTTACATGGGATCTCCTGGAGAGCCTGGATCAGCG GGCGATGGAGGTGCTCCAGGAATGTCTGGTCGCCCGGGAGGACCTGGTATGGCTGGAATGCCAGGAGAGAATGGTCCAGAAGGTCCTGCTGGTAACATGGGAGAGGCTGGTCCAGCAGGTAGCGATGGTGTCAGAGGAGAAAAGGGTCCTGTCGGTGAAAAAGGTCCTGCTGGGGAGATCGGAATGAAAGGAGCACCTGGATTTTCTGGTAGAGACGGAAGTAGTGGTTCTATGGGGCCTCCTGGGCCTCCAGGTGAAGATGGAGCACCAGGAAGTCCAGGATTTCCTGGTGGAATGGGATCACCTGCAATCGAG GGAGGACCAGGAGAAGATGCGAGCTATTGCAAATGTCCTGCTCGGCGATCTCTCAAGACACAACGGACCCGGAAAGTCAAGGCTTGA